The DNA sequence CGTGCAGGGCGTGCCGATGGCCCCACCCGACTGGGCCGTGCGCCTGGTCCGGGCGGGCCGCGGCCTGCTGTTCCTCGACGAGCTGTCCACCGCGCCCCCGGCCGTCCAAGCGGCGCTGCTGCGGGTCGTGCTCGAACGCCGGATCGGCGCTCTGAAGCTGCCGCCGGGCGTCCGGGTCGTGGCCGCCGCCAACCCGCGGTCCTCCGCGGCCGACGGGTGGGAGCTGAGCCCGCCGTTGGCCAACCGGTTCGTCCACGTGCAGTGGACCTACGACCACGACGTGGTGGTGCGCGGGCTGGGCGGGACCTGGCCGAGGGCGGCGCTGCCCCGGCTGGACCCGGCGCGGCTGACCGACGCGGTCGCGTTCGCCCGCCGTGCGGTGTGCGAACTCCTGGCGGCACGTCCCCGGCTCGTGCACCAGCTGCCGAGGAGCGAAGCGGGCCGAGGTGGTCCCTGGCCGTCGCCGCGCAGCTGGGAGATGGCACTGCGGCTCATCGCGTTCGCCACGGCGGCGGGCGCCTCGCGCGAGGTGCTGTCGGTGCTGGTGCGCGGCACGGTGGGGGACGGGCCCGGGCTGGAGCTGTTGGCGAGCCTGGACCGGATGGACCTGCCCGACCCGGAGGCGCTGCTCGCCGATCCGGCCGCGGCCGTCCTGCCCGAGCGCGGCGACCTGCGCCAGGCCGTGCTCGACGGCGTGGTGGAGGCGGTGCGCGAGCGGCCGGAGCGGTCCCGGTGGGACGCGGCGTGGTCGCTGCTCGTGCTGGCCCTGGACACCGGCGCGCCGGACCTGGTGGTCGTGCCGGCGTCCACCCTGGCCTCGCTGCGCCGCGACGACTGGGAGGTGCCGGCGGCGATCGAGCGACTGGCCGGCGCGGTGTCGGTGTCGCGGCGGGCCGACCGGGCGGCGGTCGCCGTCGGTGCCCGCGGATGACGCCGGAGGGCTTGGACGAGGAGAAGCTGTTCGCCGCACGGCTGCACGCCGTCCGGAGCCGGCCTTACCTGGCGACGGCGTTGTTCGCGTTGCACGTGGTCGAATCGCGGCGGGTGCCGACGATGGCCGTGGACCGGCACTGGCGCTGCTACGCCTCGCCGGCGTTCGTGGCGCGCACCCCGGTGGAGGAGCTGGCCGGGGTCTGGGTGCACGAGGTCTCCCACCTGTTGCGCGACCACCACGGCCGCAGCGACCGGTTCGCGGCGGAGCACGGGCTGACCGGGCCGGGGGAGCGGTTGCGGATGAACATCGCCGCCGACTGCGAGATCAACGACGACGT is a window from the Saccharothrix saharensis genome containing:
- a CDS encoding AAA family ATPase, whose product is MDTADALLALLRETTTEPRADTRLEALTLAVSADLPVLLWGEPGIGKTSALTQLADALELPLTTVIASVHEPSDFSGLPVVGDDPAVQGVPMAPPDWAVRLVRAGRGLLFLDELSTAPPAVQAALLRVVLERRIGALKLPPGVRVVAAANPRSSAADGWELSPPLANRFVHVQWTYDHDVVVRGLGGTWPRAALPRLDPARLTDAVAFARRAVCELLAARPRLVHQLPRSEAGRGGPWPSPRSWEMALRLIAFATAAGASREVLSVLVRGTVGDGPGLELLASLDRMDLPDPEALLADPAAAVLPERGDLRQAVLDGVVEAVRERPERSRWDAAWSLLVLALDTGAPDLVVVPASTLASLRRDDWEVPAAIERLAGAVSVSRRADRAAVAVGARG